A single window of Culicoides brevitarsis isolate CSIRO-B50_1 chromosome 3, AGI_CSIRO_Cbre_v1, whole genome shotgun sequence DNA harbors:
- the LOC134835338 gene encoding trypsin-1-like, translating to MHPDWEALDSYDKQDMAIYRTSTPIKFNENVLPVCLPTSPKDYSGSKAIIAGWGLTIEGGKSSQLLQEARIKVITEDECKVDTTVGSLYSPDSMLCAFAPSKDACQGDSGGPLFLQTGANRYEQIGVTSFGIGCGKDLPAIYTKVSTSLEWIHSVIKNADTCQDADAA from the exons ATGCATCCCGATTGGGAAGCTTTAGATAGCTATGACAAGCAAGACATGGCCATATATAGAACTTCCACTccaatcaaatttaatgaaaatgtattGCCTGTTTGTCTACCAACTTCACCAAAAGATTATTCGGGCTCAAAag CTATTATCGCAGGCTGGGGTCTAACTATTGAGGGAGGCAAAAGTTCACAGCTTTTACAAGAAGCCCGGATTAAGGTTATTACTGAAGATGAATGTAAAGTTGACACTACAGTAGGCAGTCTTTATAGCCCTGATTCAATGCTTTGTGCGTTTGCTCCTAGCAAGGATGCTTGCCAAGGTGATTCTGGTGGTCCGTTATTTTTACAAACGGGAGCTAATCGGTATGAGCAAATCGGTGTGACTTCGTTCGGTATTGGCTGCGGAAAAGATTTGCCAGCAATCTATACCAAAGTCTCCACTTCTTTGGAATGGATACACAGTGTAATTAAAAATGCTGATACATGTCAAGATGCAGATGCAGCTTAG